From a region of the Alnus glutinosa chromosome 1, dhAlnGlut1.1, whole genome shotgun sequence genome:
- the LOC133870655 gene encoding wall-associated receptor kinase-like 6, with protein MAVKMVFQIMIVLLCSIDAILFVQAAGLAINSTSCQAICGDVSIPYPFGIGAGCYVDHWFEVVCNDSFSPPKPFLSSFGLEVLNISLGDAYRSSRSTVRVNYPTFSTRTYNSSSRKQNVELANSSFIFSQEKNIFVAMGCDNSASMGSSDGSIIGCKQSSCDSSKVVINGSSCNGTNCCQTTIASDLNAFETTIDPISDPAVTKQCNSAFLVEEEWFRESCSLINMSSIMSHVPVVLEWWILETSFNTLPIANKTAENTKAYYCDHYRYISASTKYKPSVACFCNWGFEGNPYLLSLFLSL; from the coding sequence ATGGCGGTAAAAATGGTATTTCAGATCATGATTGTGCTATTGTGTTCAATTGATGCAATATTATTTGTACAAGCAGCGGGTTTAGCAATTAATAGTACTTCATGTCAAGCAATCTGTGGGGATGTTAGCATCCCGTACCCTTTTGGAATAGGAGCTGGTTGCTACGTTGATCACTGGTTTGAAGTAGTTTGCAATGACTCTTTCAGCCCTCCCAAACCTTTCTTGAGTAGCTTCGGCCTGGAGGTGCTGAACATTTCATTAGGAGACGCTTATAGATCTTCACGAAGTACAGTTCGCGTCAATTATCCGACATTTTCTACTCGTACTTATAATAGTTCAAGCAGAAAACAAAATGTAGAGCTAGCAAACAGCTCTTTCATCTTCTCCCAGGAAAAAAACATATTCGTCGCCATGGGTTGCGATAACTCTGCCTCAATGGGATCCTCGGATGGTTCAATTATTGGGTGCAAGCAGTCAAGTTGTGATTCGAGTAAAGTAGTGATAAATGGTAGTAGTTGCAATGGCACTAACTGCTGCCAAACCACAATTGCTTCAGATCTCAATGCGTTCGAGACAACAATAGATCCAATTAGCGATCCTGCAGTCACCAAACAATGCAATTCTGCATTCTTGGTAGAAGAAGAGTGGTTCAGGGAAAGTTGTTCATTAATAAATATGTCCTCCATTATGTCGCACGTTCCTGTGGTGTTGGAATGGTGGATTCTTGAGACATCATTCAACACACTTCCAATAGCCAATAAGACCGCAGAAAATACAAAAGCGTACTATTGTGATCACTATCGTTATATTTCAGCGAGTACAAAGTACAAGCCCTCTGTTGCATGTTTTTGCAATTGGGGCTTTGAAGGAAATCCCTATCTTTTATCTctatttttatctctttaa